Within the Apus apus isolate bApuApu2 chromosome 8, bApuApu2.pri.cur, whole genome shotgun sequence genome, the region TAGCCATAACTTTATTTCCCTCCTGTGAGTTCTGAATACTCTTCTTTTGTGCCTGCTTCCTGAATGGAAACTACCTCAGTCTTCCAAATTATTATGTGATGCTATAGGAAGAATTAAATTGCTTCGAATGGATGCATGGCCAAAACACAGGCTAGGTGTCATCACAACCTTCTTGAAAACTAAATTTGACTTTGGTAAAAACAATAGAGATGTTTCATTGTTATTGTGCAGCCCTTCCCATGTATCCATCTTAATGTGGCTAGAATACTTCTACAGTCCAAGTGGTTTTATTAATTTGTCACTTGGTGGTGCTGAATGTCCTAGAAACTGTGCATACTGCTCTGAACcctaaatttattttacagtgactatttactttaaaaatgcatagaacactatgtttgcttttgttcttaaatTCTGTAGAGTTTACTTTTAAATCAATACAGCTACTGGAAAGAGTAGCCCAGCCCAGAACAAGACCTCTTTCACCGGACAAGAGGGGCTGTACTTTCTCTTGCCTCCTTCCCTGGATCCAGTATATGTGAGGGAATAGTGACCTCACGTGTCTGTTAAATTAACCACAGGAATATCTTTCCCATGAATTTAGCATTCTATGCTTCTTCCACTCACTGACGTCTCTACTAAGCCAACTGTTCTGGCTCACACACCTCCACAAAAGCTGTCCTGGCTTTTCCTGCCTTGGCACTTGAGCTTTCGTGCAAACCATGCACAGCTATTTACTCAAGAGCCCAGACATCCGCACACAGGAATGAcagtaaacttttattaaagCTGTTTTTAAGTGGTGTGCTTGCTTTCATGACGGATCACACAGATCCTTTTCATGTTGCAGCTTCAGTATTGTTCGGTAGCTTGCAGACTAAGCAGGACTCCTAAAGATGGGATTCAAAACCTGTTGTCTATCTTAGGAAAAAACTCAACTTCCATAAGAGTTCAGTGTCATTCATGGAATTCCAGTGGCAGTGGGCACATAAGGTAAGGGTTTGGATAGTCTAATGAGCAGAAATGGAACACAACAGACCATAAATGAAGCAGTGTGCTTATGGTAACAGATAATATAGACCCCAAAGAATATAATAGTAAGCGTAAAGCAACTGTGTAGCACAAATAGAACAGTTAATACTAactgaaaaacagcagagggaaagaTAAGAAACCAGTGCAAAGTGATAACGCTTTTCACTAGGAGCAGGATCCAACCAGACGCCTACAATTTCCAAACAGCTAAATGCTCGGGTATTGGAGATGTTCGGCCGCAGCTGACGAAGAggtggaaacaaaaccaaagcgGCTTCCAGGCGGTGCTTCCCGAAGGCAGCAGCGACCTTCCCGAGCCAGCCGCGGCTGCCAGGGCCGCCTCTCCCGCCCggctggcagccccagctcacACCGCTGGCGATTTCTTTGCGCCGGAATTAATTCCcgtgtttttttaaaaaaaataaataaatcaacattAGGAGGCGGCTCATACCCGCCCGGGAAGGCACCGGCAGCCGCTGCAGAAGCAGCACGGGCCCGCCCTGCGCGGGGGGGAAGGCGGCCGGCTCAAACCCGCGACCGTCCCAGGAAAGCGAATTCAAGCCCCAAAGCTCCGCTCGGCACAGCGTTACCCCCCGGgccggccccgcagccgccgcccTCCCCGCCGCGCTCTCGCGGGACCCgctgcctcctccccttcctctcagGCCCGGAACCGGGGCCGCGGGTCGGCCATGGAGTACCTGGGCGGCCCggcgggcccggcgcggcgcggcgtGTGagggggccgggctgggggggctgccgggctgggggggctgccgggctggggggggctgcCGGGCAGGCCTCGGCCCGGTGCCGCGGCAGGGAGGGAGGTACCCGCCAGGCCATCGACCCGGGAGCACGACTCTATAAACATAGAGTCACGGCTTTCCCTAAAATAAACAGGTGcgtttttaaaaagctgcacGTACCGCTTGGTgactttctcttcttcccccccttctctgttccagcctgtgctgccagtgCGGCGTGCCCATCCCGCCCAACCCGGCCAACATGTGCGTGGGCTGCCTGCGGGCCCGGGTGGACATCACCGAGGGCATCCCCAAGCAGGGCACCCTGCACTTCTGCAAGCAGTGCGAGAGGTGAGCGGCGGGGCCTGCTCCCTCTCCCCCGGGCACAGCCCCCCTCCGAGGGGAGCAGGGCCCCTGGCCTCGGTCGCTGCGGTGGGGAAGCGGGGCAGCCCCCCGGTCACGGGCAGCCCCCCGGTCACgggccatgagccagcaatgtgcccttgtggccaagaaggccagtggatcctggggtgcattagaaagggtgtggttagtaggtcaagagaggttctcctccccctctattctgcattggtgaggctgcatctggagtattgtgtccagttctgggcccctcagttcaggaaggacagggaagtgcttgaaagagtccagcgcagagccacagagatgctggagggagtggaacatctccctggtgaggaaaggctgagggagctgggtctctttagcttggagaaaaggagactgaggggtgacctcatcaatgtttacaaatacgtaaagggtgagtgtcaagaagatggagttaagcttttttcagtgatgatcagtgataggacaaggagtaatggatacaaattggagcataggaggtttaaggtgaatatcagaaaaaatttttttactgggagagtgacagagccctgggacaggctgcccagagaggttgtggagtctccttctctggagacattcaaaacccacctggatgccttcctgtgtgatgtgctgtaggtgaccctgctctggtgggggggttggactagatgatctttcgaggtcccttccaacccctgggattctatgattctatgtaggGTCTAGATTATTTAAATGAGTGGATTTGTGGTCCTTGAAGGACAAGTAAGGAGGCAAATTAGTAAGGATGGCACTTGGGATGCATGAATATTAATGCTTCAGGAGGCAAAAGTTGTGGCTGCTTATTTAATATGAAAGCTGAAAGCTTGGTAAATAACTGCTCAACTTCTGAGTGATTTAATTGGCAGAAGCAGCTTCGTGTACTGTACTGTAAAATGCTCCCTGTGTCCTAGGTATCTCCAGCCTCCAGGAACCTGGATTCAGTGTACCTTAGAATCAAGAGAGCTTCTCGCCCTgtgtcttaaaaaaatcaaagcctcGCTGAGCAAGGTGAGTAGCTAATTCTGTTGATATTCCACAGGGACTTGGTATTGGTATTGCATAAAATGAAGCCCTGCTAACTTCCACAGAGTTTGATCCTTCCAGAGCGACCCCTTGTGCTTGTGTAGGGCTCATTAACTGATTATATTGAGCACAGAGAATGACAGTCTGATTTCATGTAACTCTACTAGAATTTTGAGGATTCAGTAAGGGCAGGttgtaaaagaaaatttccAAGCATTGCGAGGAGGTTGTTGGTGCAATTCTGTGGCTATAAAGCATAACTGTCACTGTATAGATGGGAGTTAAgtctaattaatttttcataataaTTAACTGAAGGAATATAACACATTTTAAGACATcttaattttacagttttctttttacatctttttaaaattgtgtataGAATGCCTGTTCTTACTGATTACTATGATATAAAAAAGAGTTGCAGGGACTAAATTATAAGTCACATGTTTACATTAATAAAGTATCTCTTAGTTTCAGAATCttaggagaggaaaaaacctgaGATCATGTTTTaggcaaaaataataatgttttgTTACTGCACAGATAAGGGTTTGAGTTAGATTGCCTTGTTGAGCCTCTTGCTGTTAAGTCTAGTAAATGCACAAAAGGTCTTTTTCTGCAGTAAATTTGCACGTTTATTCGTTTTAGAGATTAAATTGGCTTTTAAGTCCTGAAGTCCATTATACTCTCCAACTTGATCATGACAAGGCAACCAGAGCTACTGTTGAGTAGTCTTGTGTACATGACAGCCCATGAGGTTCCATCTCCAGTATCTTAGGGAGATCAGACTCTGTCTTCTAACTAACTGTTATTAATTGGGCTTGCTATACTGATACCTTTTTAATTAAGGTTATTCCTGACGTGGTTGAGGAGCAATGAACTCTACCATAAGCTTGTGTTTTCTGGAAGTCAGAGCTGCATGTTTTTAACATGTGTGAGCACAGTTGCTGAGACCTTCTTTCCCACTGGTAGGTCCGGCTGGTCGATGCAGGCTTTATTTGGACTGAACCCCATTCTAAGAGACTGAAGTTGAAACTGACTGTTCAGAAAGAGGTAACTGGAGTAGAAGGATTCTGCATGCaggttttaaaaagtttttatgGCAAATAGTATTATTGTATTTCATTTATTGTTATTACTACATTTTAGAGAAGTGATTCTCTTTGGTAAAGTCCAGCATGTGTTTCTTGGCTTATCTTGAAAGAACATTGATTTCAGCCTGCCTAAATTCTGTCATTAAAGTGCCACTCATCACAGATTGAAGAAGGTTATTGGCTGCTCCAGTGAAGTTGGGAAAATACTTGCAATATTTGTGACCCAAATATACTGTCTGTTACAAAGTGTGATATGGAAGATACTTCAGAATGTTGGGGTAAACCAGTTTGCTGTGTGGGCAGGACTAACAAGGAAACCTTCcaaccttttgtttttcaggtcaTCAATGGAGCAGTTCTTCAGCAAGTGTTTGTGGTGGAATATATTGTCCAGTCTCAAATGTGTGAAGACTGTCATAGGATTGAAGCCAAAGATTTCTGGAAAGCTGTAGTGCAAGTCAGACAAAAGGTAGAGGCAAACTGAATGTTCATTTGTTCTTGGCAGAACATTCAAATGGACAAATCTTTGGATGGATTGTTGATTTTCTCCATAAAAGATAAAATCACACTTGCACAGTGCCACAGAAATATGTTTTGTGTTCACATTGGGTTCTTTTCTTACCGATCTTTTAGTTTAGAAAAACTTCCTACTCTCTggtattattctttttaaatgatGGGTGGCAAGAGGATCTTGTGTGAATTACTAAATATCCTTCTGTATTTTAAGGCAGTGTTAGAAACCGTGGCACCaattcttttatatatatttaaatcttatttaaagaaaatggcaTCTTTAGCAGTTAcacaaaaatgagaaacaagCTTTAATAATTTGCTATAAAGGGAGCTCATCTCTGAAATCTTTTTGGTTACTTGGAATAGACTTTGGACTGTTCCTTCTCTAGATGGTCTcttcatataaatatttattctgcatTTGCACTAGATGGTTCTTAAATAACCTTGATAATGTTACCTTTGGTTTTAGACTCTGCACAAGAAGACTTTCTACTATTTGGAGCAgctgattttaaaacacaggCTTCATCAAAATACACTTCGCATCAAGGAAATCCATGGTAAGTGAGGGTTCTTCTTAATCTTGAGGTAGAACAGGCTAACCTGTTCCATAGTGGAAGATGCAGCTTTGTTCAGGTGAACAGCAGATTGCTTAGCCtgtatttgaaaagaaacataGTATTTAAGAGAGATTTGTTCATctagctttcttttctttcagatggCCTGGATTTTTACTATTCTTCAAAGCAGCAGGCCCAGAAGATGGTAGACTTTCTTCAGTGTACAGTTCCATCTAGGTATACCATTTATGTGTATTGCCTTGAATATCCAGAAGCTTttggaaaatgtcttttatccttcattttaaataattttaaatcatttCATAAGTGAAAGTGTAAGGAACCTGTGTTCTAGTTAAAACAGACAGAATCCCTGCTACAGAAGTGTTTTCCACTTGTCAAGCTAACAGCTAGTGTAGAACCAACCctcatgcattttttatttccttaagttttggatttgtgataCACAGATAGATACTTTCATTGCTGATTATCTCCTGTTTCAAGCAACATCCTTCTTGCTGCCTGAGGGCTctgtttttatgttttatagATCAAAATCATCCCAGCGTTTGATCTCACATGATATTCATAGCAATGTCTACAATTACAAAAGCACTTTCTCTGTGGAAATAGTCCCAATATGCAAGGTAGCTTCTCTCTATTTCATCTCCAGGGTGTTGTGTGGCGTGGCAGGGTTTGATTTTGATGATTTATTGTGCATTTGGGGGGATGGAGGGCTCTGCTCCCAACGAAGCACAACAAGTGCAGATAGAATTCAAAacacaaacttaaaaaaaatcacatctctCCAAAGGCTTCATGAAAAACTCAGGAAATACATACATCCATTACTTTCTGTTTGTGTGCAGGACAATGTAGTCTGTCTGTCACCAAAACTGGCACAGAGTCTTGGCAACATGAGCCAGATCTGTGTGTGCATCAGAGTAACAAGCACCATCCACCTCATCGATCCCAGCACTCTGCAGAGTAAGTCTGGGGT harbors:
- the NMD3 gene encoding 60S ribosomal export protein NMD3 codes for the protein MEYLGGPAGPARRGVLCCQCGVPIPPNPANMCVGCLRARVDITEGIPKQGTLHFCKQCERYLQPPGTWIQCTLESRELLALCLKKIKASLSKVRLVDAGFIWTEPHSKRLKLKLTVQKEVINGAVLQQVFVVEYIVQSQMCEDCHRIEAKDFWKAVVQVRQKTLHKKTFYYLEQLILKHRLHQNTLRIKEIHDGLDFYYSSKQQAQKMVDFLQCTVPSRSKSSQRLISHDIHSNVYNYKSTFSVEIVPICKDNVVCLSPKLAQSLGNMSQICVCIRVTSTIHLIDPSTLQIAEIDGNTYWRHPFNSLFHPKQLEEFIVMDINRVHEKKKGAGAGARSNKHTLAEAWVRKTSELNTDHQYFCSTHLGHILNPGDLVLGFDLANCNLNDEFANKMNPHTIPDVVLIKKSYDRTKRQRRRNWKLKELERDREGTDTDDERQYQDFLEDLEEDEAIRKNVNIYRNADIPVESDTDDDGTPRISLAEMLEDLHISQDATGGEGANMMTE